Proteins found in one Aquibium microcysteis genomic segment:
- a CDS encoding TRAP transporter substrate-binding protein: MNIRSGLLAALVLLAPGAAFAQDVTLKFGHAAASSHLFQNGLVMFADKVAEKTGGKVKIEVFGDRQLGDDKQLLEGIQLGTIDGALVSVPTIPLTLNAPAFDALQLPFLVPSYDKMAEVLSSDVGQQMLDSLGTTGIKGLGYIEAGQRHFLSRTKAVKSVADFAGLKTRIVPTPLHKAIWEAVGTNPIGMAYGEIFSALETGTIDAVEINLSSAYAESFYEAAKNATLTGHYFWPGVLMMGGPKFDSLPDDVKTAIVAAGHEVIAEHYALARDQEAEIARKLEEKGVTISKLDDLEEMQARMKPVFDSWLAKDPLIQSFVDAVRQSN; the protein is encoded by the coding sequence ATGAATATTCGCAGCGGCCTTCTCGCCGCACTCGTCCTGCTCGCCCCGGGCGCCGCGTTCGCGCAGGATGTCACGCTGAAGTTCGGACACGCCGCGGCGTCGAGCCACCTGTTCCAGAACGGGCTGGTCATGTTTGCCGACAAGGTCGCCGAAAAGACCGGGGGCAAGGTCAAGATCGAGGTGTTCGGCGATCGCCAGCTCGGCGACGACAAGCAGCTTCTCGAAGGGATCCAGCTCGGAACCATCGACGGCGCCCTGGTCTCGGTGCCGACGATTCCGCTGACGCTGAACGCCCCCGCCTTCGACGCGCTGCAGCTGCCGTTCCTGGTGCCGAGCTACGACAAGATGGCGGAAGTGCTCTCCTCCGACGTCGGCCAGCAGATGCTGGACTCGCTGGGGACGACCGGCATCAAGGGCCTCGGCTACATCGAGGCCGGCCAGCGCCACTTCCTGTCCCGCACCAAGGCGGTCAAATCGGTCGCGGACTTCGCGGGGCTCAAGACGCGCATCGTTCCCACGCCGCTGCACAAGGCGATCTGGGAAGCCGTGGGCACGAACCCCATCGGCATGGCCTATGGCGAGATTTTCTCGGCGCTGGAGACCGGCACCATCGACGCGGTGGAGATCAACCTGTCGTCCGCCTATGCCGAGAGCTTCTACGAGGCCGCCAAGAACGCGACGCTGACCGGCCACTATTTCTGGCCGGGCGTGCTGATGATGGGCGGACCCAAGTTCGACAGCCTGCCGGATGACGTGAAGACCGCCATCGTCGCGGCCGGGCACGAGGTCATCGCGGAGCACTACGCGCTTGCGCGGGACCAGGAGGCCGAGATCGCCAGGAAGCTGGAAGAGAAGGGTGTCACCATCTCGAAGCTCGACGATCTCGAGGAAATGCAGGCTCGCATGAAGCCGGTCTTCGACTCCTGGCTCGCCAAGGATCCGCTGATCCAGAGCTTCGTCGACGCCGTGCGTCAGTCGAACTGA
- a CDS encoding TRAP transporter small permease: MLALRRAFDAVVSRVVVWMLIVLLAVMTTQVVLRYGFSASLIWAEETSRYLLIWVSFLSVVLAYERGEIASVPMLRDALPRRAGLVLAMIANVCGIVLLAVLVWYGLVYANRLGSAPIPAMKFLLGDLFGPAFPTPTMYWVYVALPIGLTILALRLAVDVILYGRMIGTGEYAADLRDGGVPEGHP, encoded by the coding sequence ATGCTGGCATTGCGACGCGCTTTCGACGCGGTGGTGTCCAGGGTCGTCGTCTGGATGCTGATCGTCCTGCTCGCGGTCATGACCACGCAGGTCGTCCTCCGCTATGGCTTCTCGGCCTCGCTGATCTGGGCGGAGGAAACCTCGCGCTACCTGCTGATCTGGGTCTCTTTCCTGTCGGTCGTTCTGGCCTATGAACGTGGCGAGATCGCAAGCGTCCCGATGCTGCGGGACGCGCTGCCGCGCAGGGCCGGCCTCGTGCTGGCGATGATCGCGAACGTCTGCGGGATCGTGCTCCTTGCGGTTCTGGTCTGGTATGGCCTGGTCTATGCCAACCGGCTCGGTTCCGCGCCGATCCCCGCCATGAAGTTCCTGCTCGGCGACCTCTTCGGCCCCGCATTCCCGACCCCGACCATGTACTGGGTCTATGTCGCCCTGCCGATCGGGCTCACCATCCTCGCCCTGCGGCTGGCCGTGGACGTCATCCTCTACGGGCGGATGATCGGAACGGGCGAGTATGCTGCCGACCTTCGCGACGGCGGCGTCCCGGAGGGACATCCATGA
- a CDS encoding IclR family transcriptional regulator, protein MSVELDKSVNQSTQMAFMIIEVMAEIGHPVGLSDLARRIGVSKVRVFRFLRTLLSLGYVLQDPATEKYRLSYKLYHLGQALADSTDILREARPVMVELRDATGFTVSFSQLETTGMRILDMVRTEQPVAIVTRPGALLDFHASAQGKIALAFGGARLADTALRQWTSETPTDRSRVEAEVEAVRARGWADAPNQTLQGVTAVSAPIFDMKGGFVATLTIAGPTNTIGTPPAGRFVEALTGAARKISTNLGNTDQRA, encoded by the coding sequence ATGAGCGTCGAACTCGACAAGTCGGTCAACCAGTCCACTCAGATGGCCTTCATGATCATCGAGGTGATGGCCGAGATCGGGCATCCGGTCGGGCTCTCCGACCTGGCGCGCCGGATCGGCGTGTCCAAGGTCAGGGTGTTCCGGTTCCTGCGCACGCTGCTTTCGCTCGGCTACGTCCTCCAGGATCCCGCCACCGAGAAGTACCGGCTGTCCTACAAGCTCTATCACCTCGGCCAGGCACTGGCCGATTCGACCGACATCCTGCGCGAGGCGCGGCCCGTGATGGTCGAGCTGCGCGACGCGACCGGCTTCACCGTGTCCTTCTCGCAGCTGGAGACGACGGGCATGCGCATCCTCGACATGGTGCGTACGGAGCAGCCGGTCGCCATCGTCACCCGACCCGGCGCGCTGCTCGACTTCCATGCCTCGGCACAGGGCAAGATCGCGCTGGCCTTCGGCGGCGCGCGGCTGGCCGATACGGCGCTGCGGCAGTGGACCAGCGAGACGCCGACCGATCGCAGCCGCGTCGAGGCCGAGGTCGAGGCCGTCAGGGCGCGGGGCTGGGCAGACGCACCGAACCAGACGCTGCAGGGGGTGACCGCCGTCTCCGCGCCGATCTTCGACATGAAGGGCGGGTTCGTCGCGACGCTGACGATCGCCGGCCCCACCAACACGATCGGGACGCCGCCCGCCGGACGCTTCGTGGAAGCGTTGACCGGGGCTGCCCGCAAGATCTCCACCAATCTGGGAAATACGGACCAACGCGCATGA
- a CDS encoding acyl-CoA dehydrogenase family protein gives MSDIADYYDIARIRPEVQDKLRLINEIGRETFAPRAKAIDDDASFPVENYRDLAAEGFLGLCIPEEFGGWGYSMYEYAMVGAEIGKYCGATALTFNMHNSSMAWSRFMFDMPNLSAEEKAAFAPLRARQFRRAIAEKAIYSQPISEGGQNWTSKPNQTQCRKVDGGWKISGFKKFASLAGYCDYYTIVCTEVFEGQEPRHEDTMLFVVHKDAPGLSVKGDWDPLGMRGTNSRDLILKDVFVTEEDLLMPRGIFNKTLPNWPHMMITLSPTYMGVAQGAFDFTVDYLKGRIPGQPPVDRRMYATKRIAVSKMYARLANIRALWWQAFSEAKGFPSKAEVMRMYAAQYNVMEGAAEMTSMAIRTCGGQSMLKSLPLERMYRDSRCGALMLPYTSEIMEDYIGVLALYEMEELDTAPGDEGGARNSLWRGEAGSIRSVR, from the coding sequence ATGAGCGACATTGCCGACTATTACGACATCGCCCGCATCCGTCCGGAGGTGCAGGACAAGCTCCGCCTGATCAACGAGATTGGCCGCGAGACGTTCGCCCCCCGCGCCAAGGCGATCGACGATGACGCGTCTTTCCCGGTCGAGAACTACCGGGACCTCGCGGCGGAAGGCTTTCTCGGCCTCTGCATTCCCGAAGAGTTCGGGGGCTGGGGCTATTCGATGTACGAATACGCCATGGTGGGCGCCGAGATCGGCAAGTACTGCGGCGCCACCGCGCTGACCTTCAACATGCACAACTCGTCCATGGCCTGGTCGCGCTTCATGTTCGACATGCCGAACCTGTCGGCCGAGGAGAAGGCGGCCTTCGCGCCGCTGCGCGCGCGGCAGTTCCGCCGCGCGATCGCCGAGAAGGCGATCTACTCGCAGCCGATCTCGGAAGGCGGCCAGAACTGGACCTCCAAGCCGAACCAGACCCAGTGCCGCAAGGTCGATGGCGGCTGGAAGATCAGCGGCTTCAAGAAATTCGCATCGCTCGCCGGCTACTGCGACTACTACACCATCGTCTGCACGGAGGTCTTCGAAGGTCAGGAACCGCGCCACGAGGACACGATGCTGTTCGTGGTCCACAAGGACGCCCCCGGCCTCAGCGTCAAAGGCGACTGGGACCCGCTCGGCATGCGCGGCACGAACAGCCGTGATCTCATCCTCAAGGACGTCTTCGTCACCGAAGAGGATCTTCTCATGCCGCGCGGCATCTTCAACAAGACGCTGCCCAACTGGCCGCACATGATGATCACGCTTTCGCCGACCTACATGGGCGTGGCGCAGGGCGCGTTCGACTTCACGGTGGACTACCTGAAGGGCCGGATTCCCGGCCAGCCGCCCGTCGACCGGCGCATGTACGCGACCAAGCGCATCGCGGTCTCCAAGATGTATGCGCGCCTGGCCAATATCCGCGCGCTGTGGTGGCAGGCGTTCAGCGAAGCGAAGGGCTTCCCCAGCAAGGCAGAGGTCATGCGCATGTACGCGGCGCAGTACAACGTCATGGAGGGCGCGGCGGAAATGACGTCGATGGCGATCCGCACCTGCGGTGGCCAGTCCATGCTGAAGTCGCTGCCGCTGGAGCGCATGTATCGCGACAGCCGCTGCGGCGCGCTGATGCTGCCTTACACGTCGGAGATCATGGAAGACTATATCGGCGTTCTCGCGCTCTACGAGATGGAGGAACTCGACACCGCGCCGGGCGACGAAGGCGGCGCGCGCAACTCGCTGTGGCGAGGCGAGGCCGGCTCCATCCGGTCGGTGCGGTAG
- a CDS encoding aspartate aminotransferase family protein: MRDTNFLAENNARQIWHPMAHPAEMRSQPPRVIMKGEGAHVTDLEGRTVLDAVGGLWNVNLGYSCDPIKQAIAAQLDALPYYSGFRGTSTGPSIELAWELTQWFEPEGMTRAFFTSGGSDSVETALRLARQYWKIRGQADRTKFIALKKGYHGTHFGGASVNGNANFRRNYEPLLPGVFHVPAPYAYRNPFDESDPETLARLCIRALEDEIAFQGGDTIAAFIMEPVLGAGGVIVPHESFMPQVRAVCDRHEILLIADEVVTGFGRTGAWSGSRLSGVKPDMMTIAKAITSGYFPLGATMIGGRVADIFEADRTSFGAIGHGYTYSGHPVGCAAGIAALAETRRLKLDENAAARGLELAEALEDLKRRHAVVGDVRYKGLMAALELVSDRASRKLADKAVMKRVADAAYDAGVMLRVSGSNIILSPPLILTAEQVRTISASLDAGLAAA; this comes from the coding sequence ATGCGTGACACGAACTTCCTCGCCGAGAACAATGCCCGGCAGATCTGGCACCCGATGGCGCATCCGGCCGAGATGCGCAGCCAGCCGCCGCGCGTCATCATGAAGGGCGAAGGCGCCCATGTGACCGATCTGGAAGGCCGCACGGTGCTCGACGCGGTCGGCGGCCTCTGGAACGTCAATCTCGGCTACAGCTGCGACCCCATCAAGCAGGCGATCGCCGCCCAGCTCGACGCGCTGCCCTATTATTCCGGCTTCCGCGGAACCTCCACGGGTCCGTCGATCGAACTCGCCTGGGAACTGACGCAGTGGTTCGAGCCGGAAGGGATGACGCGCGCCTTCTTCACGTCCGGCGGGTCGGATTCCGTCGAGACCGCGCTGCGCCTCGCCCGCCAGTACTGGAAGATCCGCGGCCAGGCCGACCGCACCAAGTTCATCGCGCTCAAGAAGGGATACCACGGCACGCATTTCGGCGGCGCCTCGGTCAACGGCAACGCCAACTTCCGCCGCAACTACGAACCGCTGCTGCCCGGCGTCTTCCATGTCCCGGCGCCCTACGCCTACCGCAATCCCTTCGACGAGTCGGATCCCGAGACGCTGGCCAGGCTGTGCATCCGCGCCCTCGAGGACGAGATCGCCTTCCAGGGCGGCGACACGATCGCCGCCTTCATCATGGAGCCGGTGCTCGGCGCGGGCGGCGTGATCGTTCCGCACGAGAGCTTCATGCCGCAGGTGCGCGCGGTCTGCGACAGGCACGAGATCCTGCTGATCGCCGACGAGGTCGTCACCGGCTTCGGCCGGACGGGCGCCTGGTCCGGTTCGAGGCTCTCCGGCGTGAAGCCGGACATGATGACCATCGCCAAGGCCATCACCTCCGGCTACTTCCCGCTCGGCGCGACGATGATCGGCGGCAGGGTCGCCGACATCTTCGAAGCCGACAGGACCAGCTTCGGCGCCATCGGCCACGGCTACACCTATTCCGGCCATCCCGTCGGCTGTGCCGCGGGCATCGCGGCACTCGCCGAGACGCGCCGGCTGAAGCTGGACGAGAACGCCGCGGCCCGGGGCCTGGAACTCGCCGAGGCGCTGGAAGACCTGAAGCGCCGGCACGCGGTCGTCGGCGACGTCCGCTATAAGGGCCTGATGGCCGCCCTGGAACTGGTGTCCGACCGCGCCTCCCGCAAGCTGGCCGACAAGGCCGTGATGAAGCGCGTGGCGGACGCGGCCTACGACGCCGGCGTCATGCTGCGCGTGTCCGGTTCCAACATCATCCTGTCACCGCCGCTGATCCTGACGGCCGAACAGGTGCGGACCATTAGCGCATCGCTCGACGCCGGTCTCGCGGCCGCCTGA
- a CDS encoding HAD family hydrolase — MNAPSALVLDFGGVVTRTLFETHRQSEAALGLPPGSLTWRGPFAPETDALWRRMQADEISERDYWMERTREVGRLVGEAWSAMETFVRRARGADPEAIVRPEADAAIRIAHAAGIRLAILSNELDLFYGADFRQRLPLLSLFDPIVDATHTGILKPDPRAYAAVADALGVPASSCVFVDDQARNVAGAVRAGMRAVQFEVRDPHHSFSEALAHFGLALDLPESVAERTDHA, encoded by the coding sequence GTGAACGCGCCGTCCGCGCTCGTGCTCGATTTCGGCGGCGTGGTCACCCGCACGCTGTTCGAGACGCACCGGCAGTCGGAGGCCGCGCTCGGCCTGCCGCCCGGCAGCCTGACCTGGCGCGGCCCCTTCGCGCCGGAGACCGACGCCCTCTGGCGGCGCATGCAGGCCGACGAGATCAGCGAGCGCGACTACTGGATGGAACGGACCCGCGAGGTGGGGCGGCTGGTGGGCGAGGCGTGGTCCGCCATGGAGACCTTCGTCCGGCGCGCCCGTGGCGCCGATCCGGAGGCGATCGTCCGGCCGGAGGCCGACGCGGCGATCCGCATCGCCCATGCGGCCGGCATCCGGCTCGCCATCCTGTCGAACGAGCTCGACCTGTTCTACGGCGCCGATTTCCGGCAGCGGCTCCCGCTGCTGTCGCTGTTCGATCCGATCGTCGACGCGACCCATACCGGCATCCTCAAGCCCGACCCGCGCGCCTACGCCGCCGTGGCGGACGCCCTCGGCGTGCCGGCCTCGTCCTGCGTCTTCGTCGACGACCAGGCGCGCAACGTCGCCGGTGCTGTCCGGGCCGGCATGCGCGCCGTCCAGTTCGAGGTGCGCGATCCGCACCATTCCTTCAGCGAGGCGCTCGCCCATTTCGGGTTAGCCCTCGACCTGCCCGAAAGCGTCGCCGAGAGGACGGACCATGCGTGA
- a CDS encoding TRAP transporter large permease — MILYLGIFFLALLIGMPVALGLGAASLVYLLIEGHGHLLVAFPQRMIAGIDSFLLLTIPFFILAGNLMGAANLTGHIVRAAQFAVGRIKGGLAVVNVLSSFLLSGSSGAATSEAAAVGGIMIPPMKREGYPPAYAAALTAVGSLLGPMIPPSLPLILFGVLTGTSIGDLFLAGILPGLLLGSLLMAYALWKGRRENHPVAAPVPREERRGILIAALPAVVLPVFIVVGIRSGIFTPTEAAGVACIYALAIGFLVYRSLSWEKLRTCFYDTATMSAGVMLVVAMASMTGFVLGIESLPQKVAALILGLTDSPVLLVVLLNVILLVLGLFLEPLAAMVLIIPVLNALSPSIGMDPVQMGVMVVLNLMIGMCTPPVGLCLFIVGSIARTPIQAVARAALPMLGLCAIVLMLVATVPGLSLFIPNLFR, encoded by the coding sequence ATGATCCTCTATCTGGGCATCTTCTTCCTCGCTTTGCTCATCGGCATGCCGGTGGCCCTCGGCCTCGGCGCGGCGTCCCTCGTCTACCTGCTGATCGAAGGGCACGGCCACCTGCTCGTCGCCTTCCCGCAGCGGATGATCGCCGGCATCGACAGCTTCCTGCTGCTGACGATCCCGTTCTTCATCCTGGCCGGCAACCTGATGGGTGCCGCCAACCTGACCGGACACATCGTCCGCGCCGCGCAGTTCGCGGTGGGCCGGATCAAGGGCGGCCTGGCCGTCGTCAACGTCCTGTCGAGCTTCCTCCTGTCCGGGTCGAGCGGTGCGGCGACGTCGGAGGCGGCGGCCGTCGGCGGCATCATGATTCCGCCGATGAAGCGCGAAGGCTACCCGCCCGCCTATGCGGCGGCGCTGACGGCGGTGGGCTCGCTGCTCGGGCCGATGATCCCGCCGTCGCTGCCGCTGATCCTCTTCGGCGTCCTCACCGGCACGTCGATCGGCGACCTCTTCCTGGCCGGCATCCTTCCCGGCCTGCTGCTGGGAAGCCTCCTGATGGCCTACGCCTTGTGGAAGGGCCGGCGCGAAAACCATCCCGTCGCCGCGCCCGTCCCGCGCGAGGAACGCCGCGGCATCCTGATCGCGGCGCTCCCGGCCGTCGTCCTGCCCGTCTTCATCGTGGTCGGCATCCGCAGCGGCATCTTCACGCCGACGGAGGCGGCCGGCGTCGCCTGCATCTATGCGCTGGCGATCGGCTTCCTCGTCTATCGCTCGCTCTCCTGGGAGAAGCTCAGGACCTGCTTCTACGACACCGCCACCATGTCGGCCGGCGTGATGCTCGTCGTGGCGATGGCCAGCATGACCGGCTTCGTGCTCGGCATCGAGAGCCTGCCGCAGAAGGTCGCCGCCCTGATCCTCGGGCTGACCGACTCGCCGGTGCTGCTCGTCGTCCTGCTCAACGTCATCCTGCTGGTCCTCGGCCTGTTCCTGGAGCCGCTGGCGGCGATGGTCCTGATCATTCCGGTCCTGAATGCCCTGTCGCCGTCGATCGGGATGGATCCGGTGCAGATGGGCGTAATGGTGGTTCTCAACCTGATGATCGGCATGTGCACGCCGCCGGTCGGTCTCTGTCTCTTCATCGTCGGCTCGATCGCGCGCACGCCGATCCAGGCGGTGGCGCGGGCGGCCCTGCCGATGTTGGGGCTGTGCGCCATCGTGCTGATGCTGGTCGCGACAGTGCCCGGGCTGTCGCTGTTCATCCCGAACCTGTTCCGGTGA
- a CDS encoding phosphatidylglycerophosphatase A yields MVPSLHIAVLPESVSLLDPVIVVGSWFGMGLVEPLRAGLAVASVVPLAVMLSRRSPILLLVVTLLVGLTGTWAAHSWEALTAIKDDRRIVVDEVAAYLAGIALIGRTGWWAAGCFAVAFLALDRLKPWPFHLVEGVPGGYGVMLDDLAVAVPLGIAVLLVAAAGRRIGMVEPRSG; encoded by the coding sequence ATGGTTCCGTCCCTCCACATCGCCGTCCTTCCGGAGAGCGTCTCCCTGCTCGATCCGGTGATCGTCGTCGGCAGCTGGTTCGGCATGGGCCTGGTCGAGCCGCTGCGCGCCGGTCTGGCGGTCGCGAGCGTCGTTCCGCTGGCCGTCATGCTCTCCCGCCGCTCGCCGATCCTGCTCCTCGTCGTCACGCTCCTGGTCGGCTTGACCGGAACCTGGGCGGCCCACTCCTGGGAAGCGCTGACCGCCATCAAGGACGATCGGCGCATCGTGGTCGACGAAGTCGCAGCCTACCTTGCGGGCATCGCGCTGATCGGCCGGACCGGATGGTGGGCCGCCGGATGCTTCGCCGTGGCGTTCCTCGCCCTGGACCGGCTGAAGCCATGGCCCTTCCACCTCGTCGAGGGTGTCCCCGGCGGGTACGGGGTGATGCTGGACGATCTGGCGGTGGCGGTCCCGCTCGGCATCGCGGTCCTGCTGGTCGCGGCGGCCGGACGCCGGATCGGCATGGTCGAACCTCGTTCGGGGTGA
- a CDS encoding Tm-1-like ATP-binding domain-containing protein has protein sequence MQPRILVIGTGDTKADELAFMRMTIAQAGGLPLMLDVSVLGDPPYQPDFDKHAVAAEGGSTIPAIVALGDENAAMTAMAAGASALTRRLHDESRIDGVIALGGTMGTDLALDVALALPLGVPKFVVSTIAFSHLVPPDRIATDLMMILWAGGLYGLNSTCRAVLSQACGAVVGAARTAERPDLRRPVVAISSLGKSCLTYMVPLKPELEKRGYEVVIFHTTGMGGRALEAIAAQRGFAAVLDFSLQELANHLSGSVVTSGADRLESAGRAGVPQIVAPGAIDMVDFPTWQPVPSRFDGRPYHAHNRLLASVTSDGEGRRAIARAIGAKLAAAAGPTAFILPAGGIQQWDQVGEPLHEPDATAAFVDEMRRSVPGSIVFREIAGHINDDEFVAAALDIFDRWAAEGIIAAGVPS, from the coding sequence ATGCAGCCGAGAATCCTGGTCATCGGAACCGGCGACACCAAGGCCGACGAACTCGCGTTCATGCGCATGACGATCGCGCAGGCCGGCGGCCTGCCGCTGATGCTCGACGTCAGCGTGCTGGGCGACCCGCCCTACCAGCCCGATTTCGACAAGCATGCGGTGGCGGCCGAAGGCGGCTCGACCATTCCGGCGATCGTCGCGCTGGGCGACGAGAACGCCGCCATGACGGCGATGGCCGCCGGTGCCTCGGCCCTCACGAGACGACTCCACGACGAGAGCCGCATCGACGGCGTCATTGCCCTTGGCGGGACGATGGGCACCGATCTCGCTCTCGACGTCGCCCTCGCGCTGCCCCTGGGCGTCCCGAAATTCGTCGTCTCCACCATTGCCTTTTCACACCTCGTCCCGCCGGACCGCATCGCGACCGACCTGATGATGATCCTCTGGGCCGGCGGGCTCTACGGACTGAATTCGACCTGCCGGGCGGTGCTGTCGCAGGCCTGCGGCGCCGTCGTCGGTGCCGCGCGCACGGCGGAGCGCCCCGACCTCCGGCGTCCCGTCGTCGCGATCAGTTCGCTGGGCAAGAGCTGCCTCACCTACATGGTGCCGCTGAAGCCGGAACTGGAGAAGCGCGGCTACGAGGTGGTGATCTTTCACACCACGGGGATGGGCGGCCGCGCCCTGGAAGCGATCGCCGCACAGCGCGGTTTCGCCGCCGTGCTGGATTTCAGTCTCCAGGAACTGGCCAACCACCTGTCAGGCTCGGTGGTCACGTCCGGCGCCGACCGGCTTGAGAGTGCCGGCCGGGCCGGCGTCCCGCAGATCGTCGCGCCGGGCGCCATCGACATGGTCGACTTTCCGACCTGGCAGCCGGTGCCCTCGCGGTTCGACGGACGCCCCTACCATGCGCACAACCGGCTGCTGGCGTCGGTGACCAGCGACGGCGAGGGTCGCCGCGCTATTGCCCGCGCGATCGGCGCCAAGCTCGCCGCGGCCGCCGGGCCGACGGCCTTCATCCTGCCGGCCGGCGGCATCCAGCAGTGGGACCAGGTGGGCGAGCCCCTGCACGAGCCGGACGCGACGGCGGCCTTCGTCGACGAGATGCGCCGGAGCGTGCCCGGCTCCATCGTCTTCCGTGAGATTGCAGGGCACATCAACGACGACGAATTCGTCGCAGCCGCCCTGGACATCTTCGACCGCTGGGCGGCCGAAGGCATCATCGCCGCCGGGGTGCCGTCGTGA
- a CDS encoding peptidase M29, with product MLQERVEGRWLDSFRRVFALNGIGKGTQVALLSETQSRPVLIHLSELALHDLGAEFCMIQMPTPRQTAPVPVKSTGTSWALQGNRPVIEALKRVDVVVDCTVEGLIHAPEWPEIEAAGRARLLVVCNEHPEILERTEPTAALGPKIALGIQMLRDAREMRVTSAVGTDLIVDLRDAPCGGTPGFGTTPGSVAHWPGGLCLAFPGRNCVNGRIVMDVGDMNLTFKSTLTSRIDFTVEDDFVTAIKGDGIDAIHFREYMDAWNDRNAYGMSHVGWGMHPGARWVSAAMYDKRDMQAVEFRALAGSFLWSTGANQYAGRYTLGHFDLPMRNCTIALDGTIVVRDGVLQGELAS from the coding sequence ATGCTGCAGGAACGCGTCGAAGGACGCTGGCTGGACAGTTTTCGGCGTGTCTTCGCGCTGAACGGCATCGGCAAGGGCACGCAGGTCGCACTCCTGTCGGAGACGCAGTCGCGCCCGGTCCTGATCCATCTTTCGGAACTCGCCCTGCACGACCTGGGCGCCGAGTTCTGCATGATCCAGATGCCGACCCCGCGCCAGACCGCCCCGGTGCCGGTGAAGTCCACCGGCACGTCCTGGGCGCTCCAGGGAAACCGACCGGTCATCGAAGCACTGAAGCGGGTCGATGTCGTCGTCGACTGTACCGTCGAGGGTCTGATCCACGCGCCCGAATGGCCCGAAATCGAGGCTGCCGGACGCGCGCGGCTCCTCGTGGTCTGCAACGAGCATCCCGAGATCCTCGAACGGACCGAGCCGACGGCCGCACTCGGCCCGAAAATCGCGCTCGGGATACAGATGTTGCGCGATGCCAGGGAAATGCGCGTGACCTCGGCCGTGGGCACGGATCTCATCGTCGACCTGCGCGACGCTCCCTGTGGCGGTACGCCCGGCTTCGGCACGACTCCAGGTTCGGTGGCGCACTGGCCGGGCGGACTGTGCCTCGCCTTTCCCGGCAGGAACTGCGTCAACGGGCGCATCGTCATGGACGTCGGCGATATGAACCTGACGTTCAAGTCGACGCTGACCAGCCGCATCGACTTCACCGTCGAGGACGATTTCGTCACCGCGATCAAGGGCGACGGCATCGATGCGATCCATTTCCGCGAGTACATGGACGCCTGGAACGACCGCAACGCCTACGGCATGAGCCATGTCGGCTGGGGCATGCATCCGGGTGCGCGCTGGGTCTCGGCGGCGATGTACGACAAGCGCGACATGCAGGCGGTCGAGTTCCGCGCGCTGGCCGGCTCCTTCCTGTGGTCGACGGGCGCGAACCAGTATGCGGGCCGCTACACGCTCGGCCACTTCGACCTGCCGATGCGCAACTGCACGATCGCGCTGGACGGAACGATCGTCGTCCGGGACGGCGTCCTGCAAGGCGAACTCGCGTCCTGA
- a CDS encoding IclR family transcriptional regulator, giving the protein MSTVDKAMSLLDLFSIDMPELGLSEIARLAGYDKATARRLLLSLSRHGFVEQDAETRQYRLGAGLTRLARIREARLPLLQTALPFLRELAATTSETVHLAEAGNASLLTVLVEHPARANRVNVNVGEYLPLHSTASGLAYLAHARPEAVKAALGSPLTAFTAHTVTEPAAILRDVEAARARGYSVMDQGFEDGVFSVAAAILGSGGHAIGTLAVAAPVVRTSKALAAERGQAVAAAARQISERLSGEGFTALRNRATA; this is encoded by the coding sequence TTGAGCACGGTGGACAAGGCGATGTCGCTGCTCGACCTGTTCAGCATCGACATGCCCGAACTCGGTCTTTCGGAGATCGCGCGGCTGGCCGGCTACGACAAGGCGACGGCGCGGCGGTTGCTGCTGTCGCTGTCCCGCCACGGCTTCGTCGAGCAAGATGCCGAGACGCGCCAGTATCGTCTGGGGGCCGGCCTGACCCGCCTTGCCCGCATTCGCGAGGCGCGGCTTCCCCTGCTGCAGACCGCACTGCCGTTTCTGCGCGAACTGGCCGCCACGACGTCGGAGACGGTGCACCTGGCCGAAGCAGGCAACGCATCCCTCCTGACGGTGCTCGTCGAGCATCCCGCGCGGGCGAACCGCGTCAACGTGAACGTCGGAGAATATCTTCCCCTGCACTCGACCGCGTCGGGCCTCGCCTATCTCGCCCATGCGCGCCCCGAGGCGGTGAAGGCCGCGCTCGGCAGCCCGCTCACGGCCTTCACCGCGCACACCGTCACAGAGCCGGCAGCCATCCTCAGGGATGTCGAGGCCGCGCGGGCCCGCGGATACTCCGTCATGGACCAGGGATTCGAGGATGGCGTCTTCAGCGTCGCTGCCGCGATCCTCGGTTCCGGCGGCCATGCCATCGGGACGCTCGCGGTCGCGGCGCCAGTGGTGCGCACCTCGAAGGCACTGGCTGCCGAGCGCGGACAGGCCGTCGCAGCCGCCGCCCGCCAGATCAGCGAGCGCCTCAGCGGCGAAGGCTTCACCGCCCTCAGGAACAGGGCGACTGCGTGA